From a single Alkalihalophilus pseudofirmus genomic region:
- a CDS encoding metal ABC transporter solute-binding protein, Zn/Mn family translates to MKIKSSLFALILVLSTFLAACGGQDQAEESGESEENEEIEVTEETLKIYTTIFPLEDFARKIGGEYVDVQNMVPVGADAHTFEPTARQMIEVAEGDAFIYNGAGLEGFVDALINTVGEENVSIVQASEGIDLIDYDHDHSHGEHEEHGHEEDHDHEHEEHGHEEDHDHEHEEHGHEEDHDHEHEEHGHEEDHDHEHEEHGHEEDHEHEHAHDHDEDPHVWLDPVLSITLAENIKSTLIELMPEQEEYFTANFNEVKEELEAVDAEFTQMAEEANKDTFLVSHAGYGYWEERYGLHQVGITGLSPTNEPSQRQLQEIINFANEYELNYVLYEQNISTKVAEVVQDEVGAESLYLHNLEALVAEDVENEEDYFSLMRKNIESLRTALE, encoded by the coding sequence ATGAAAATAAAATCTAGTTTGTTTGCACTAATACTTGTTCTTTCAACGTTTCTTGCAGCATGCGGGGGCCAGGATCAAGCAGAAGAGTCTGGAGAATCAGAAGAAAATGAGGAAATTGAAGTCACGGAGGAAACTTTAAAGATCTATACAACTATTTTTCCTCTAGAAGATTTTGCTCGTAAAATCGGCGGTGAGTATGTCGATGTTCAAAACATGGTACCAGTAGGAGCAGATGCTCATACATTTGAACCAACTGCACGTCAAATGATTGAAGTGGCTGAAGGAGATGCCTTTATTTATAACGGGGCAGGCCTTGAAGGGTTTGTGGATGCTTTAATCAATACAGTGGGAGAAGAGAACGTTTCAATCGTTCAAGCCTCTGAGGGCATTGATTTAATTGATTATGACCATGATCATTCACATGGCGAGCATGAAGAACATGGGCATGAGGAAGACCATGACCACGAGCATGAAGAACACGGACATGAGGAAGATCATGATCACGAGCATGAAGAACACGGACATGAGGAAGATCATGATCACGAGCATGAAGAACACGGACATGAGGAAGATCATGATCACGAGCATGAAGAACACGGACATGAGGAAGACCATGAGCACGAGCATGCTCACGATCATGACGAAGATCCGCATGTTTGGTTAGATCCTGTTCTATCCATTACATTAGCAGAAAATATTAAATCGACCCTTATCGAGCTTATGCCGGAGCAGGAAGAATATTTTACAGCGAACTTTAACGAGGTAAAAGAGGAGCTTGAGGCAGTAGACGCAGAGTTTACACAAATGGCTGAAGAAGCAAATAAAGATACCTTCCTTGTTTCTCATGCAGGTTATGGCTACTGGGAGGAAAGATATGGGTTGCATCAAGTAGGAATAACTGGCTTATCTCCTACCAACGAACCTTCTCAAAGACAACTGCAAGAGATTATTAATTTTGCCAATGAATATGAGTTGAATTATGTTTTATATGAACAGAACATTTCTACAAAAGTGGCAGAGGTTGTTCAAGATGAAGTGGGGGCTGAATCATTATACCTTCACAATCTAGAGGCGCTTGTTGCGGAAGATGTTGAAAACGAAGAAGATTACTTCAGCTTAATGAGAAAGAACATTGAATCGCTTCGTACAGCACTTGAATAA
- a CDS encoding BrxA/BrxB family bacilliredoxin encodes MQFNFYMNDVVETARKEMVEAGYKELKSPEDVDTIMKEEGTTLVMVNSVCGCAGGIARPAAAYMKNYETTPDRFVTVFAGQDKEATAKAREYFKGYAPSSPSFALLKDGEIQMMVERHEIEGHEPIQVVQKLEKAFDQHCK; translated from the coding sequence ATGCAATTTAATTTCTATATGAATGATGTCGTTGAAACAGCTCGTAAAGAAATGGTTGAAGCAGGTTATAAGGAATTAAAATCACCTGAGGACGTAGATACAATTATGAAAGAAGAAGGCACAACGCTCGTTATGGTGAACTCTGTATGCGGCTGTGCTGGAGGAATTGCACGCCCTGCTGCAGCTTACATGAAAAACTACGAGACAACCCCAGATCGATTTGTAACGGTCTTTGCTGGTCAAGATAAGGAAGCTACTGCGAAAGCACGTGAATATTTTAAAGGATATGCTCCGTCATCTCCTTCTTTTGCCTTATTAAAGGATGGGGAGATTCAAATGATGGTAGAACGTCATGAGATTGAAGGGCATGAGCCGATCCAAGTTGTTCAAAAGCTAGAAAAAGCATTTGACCAACATTGTAAGTAA
- a CDS encoding YolD-like family protein, which yields MRQQTEERLQRGNLLWEGSRFLLPEHKEAILPLFKDNQPKEKPLIDDQAIHEMERVIGAGLKRHIELYFSYWENGTFKTIVGEPIRIDQLQKRLYIKDSFHETQLLDLTSLVDVRSNH from the coding sequence ATGAGACAACAAACAGAAGAAAGATTACAGCGCGGAAACCTTCTATGGGAGGGGAGTCGCTTTTTGCTTCCTGAACATAAAGAAGCGATTCTGCCACTTTTCAAAGACAATCAGCCTAAAGAAAAACCACTGATTGATGACCAAGCCATACATGAGATGGAGAGAGTTATAGGAGCAGGACTTAAAAGACATATCGAGTTATACTTTTCTTATTGGGAGAATGGCACATTTAAAACCATCGTAGGGGAGCCAATACGTATAGATCAGCTTCAAAAACGATTATATATTAAAGATTCTTTTCACGAGACACAGCTGCTCGACCTTACTAGCCTAGTAGATGTCAGGTCAAACCACTAA